The DNA sequence tccttaacgctatcgcgttaaaataccaGAATTCTGATGTTTCGGCCGTGTAGTGGCCTTCACTCCAACGGAAATCGGTGCTCAGACGAAACGTCAGTAACATCCTGGTATTTTTTCTATGTGCTTCTATTCTTTGTTGGCTTGTTCTAGTATAACTAAgcaaaatcgggcctctcggctTCCGTTCCCctcgttaatatatatatatatatatatatatatatatatatatatatatatatatatattgacacgtgtacttctttatctttatcgggcgactacgtttcgccgcctaacaaatgttatcgcacagcgcaggacgagCCTCCATGTTTAGGAAGTTTCTTGGTTatcgacggttccatccgctgtctgtgacctaaccttgtgtaatctggttgcatgtatgcgcgacgtgaataatgtagaaatttgtggaagaaACGCGGGTCTCATcgattactctgaaacattcgatgagtgatgtataaaagctgacgtcttgacccgttgatcagattttcgacgatcgccccgACAgagttcgccgctgtcgccgttctttgagtataGTGGgtttttttgagggcacaagttcaccggATAAAACGCTATtttcgtcattcccagtattGTTGCCTTCCTCACCGTCAGTACCACGTGacatgtggtggaggtgctttgccttcatgtaccggacgcccccacaaagccgtgacccaagcccgaacgcggaagacagaaccaacgtcgccaagaaccaccgaggtagccgcaggctgcaaggactgcccccggagcgcGGACTTTTGcttgagacgagcaggaagattttCACGGAGTCAatcccaatggcagccccagcgtcccccatcgtgctgcagcagcccagggagcctccgacgttccgcagTTCAACTTtggaggacccggaaagctggcttgataCATATGAGAGGGTCACTACATTTAACAGCTGAAACAGTGACGACGAACTGCGACATGCCTTTTttgcactggaagacgccgccaggacgtggttcgagaaccgagaagccaccttaacgacctgggacctgttccaaagcggcttcctgcacacattcacaagcgtcgtacgccgagaacgagcccaatcGTTATTAGAAACCCGgatgcagctgcctaatgagaccacgtctacagtgcgcatccgcatattggacaacgtgtatatattatctcattgtaccataacataatcacccgccacctacatttccctgtatttcccacttcccctttccccactgAGGAGTatcaggctagagacacgctctccaggccgacctctcctcctttctgttcattaaaatctactcctcctcctgtGAACTGCACGGAGGAAATTAGCTGTctattccaccacgccgacccggaaatgtctgaagagaagaaagtccgcctattcttgcgtggtgtgaaggagcttttcgccggaatggtaggAAGCCCACCGAAGATCGTCGACGACTTttttcgcgaggccaccagcctCTAAAAGGCACTTTagatgcggaaccggcaattcaaccgctgcACGAACTCTACAAATTATGCCGGAGTTAAATCACTGGCCACTGATGATCTATgtgagactatcagagcggtcgtcaGAACTTCTACTCAAGGTCGCCGTCTCAAGTGGAAtcaatcgccgaaatcgtcaaacAGGAGGTTCAGTGATCGTTGGGAGTTCCTAAGGTGAAACCACAATCACTGgaaccccagccggaagcgatgacctacgccgtcgtcgcccaccgtcaaggtccccctctgcgaccacgccagggccctgtaaagCGCGGGATACATGGAGCGTCCTTTCACGGCGAACATCGCGCGGCGGAAATAGACGCGGCGGGACGACGCCGGTGGTTCGCTGGCTTCACTTACATGCAGCGACAAACGGGCGGACGCCGCCGCGCGCCCGCCGCATTGTTGCCAGACTTTACGAATGTGTTTctggataacaaaaaaagaataagcagaatttttattgtattatttatTGTTACTGACTAAACAACTTCGAAAAAAGTTTCATAGAGGCGCTTACGAACGATTTCTACACATTTCATTCAGCTGCAAGCATTTTAGCGGGCTGGCTTTGCGCCGTCTGGCAGGTCTGGCTACGTTGAGTGAGCGGGCACCGCGGACTGCAGGCGTTGCAGAAGGTTTTGTGGATCTCCAACAGCGACGTTTACTTTGCGTAAAAATAAATTGTGGTTATTGATGTTTACTTCAGTGTCAGCTCCTGTTTTAAAGCCTCCTCCAAGAACTAGCGTTTTGTACTGCAGCTGGAGAGGATAGAATTATCGATATTTGGCGTGAAATGGGCGGCTCTTGTTCTCGGTGCCTGGGCCCACACAGATGCAAACAGCCAGGAGAACAGGCATGGTCGTCTTCAAACTATAATGTGTCGTTCCTCTTTTTCCTCCAGGCATTCGAGCAGAAGGGACTTTTGGTTGCTGTATAGCAGGGGTGATTTCTCTCCGAAGAAGCGCAAAACCAAACTTTACGAGCACGCGTGCcgacagcggaaaaaaaaaaaaaggcagcttcGGGCGCCGCCAACGAGAAACCGTTTCGTCCCCTATACCCAAGCCCATATGGGCgccccaccccacccccctcccccaaaaaagGCAATAAGAAAAGCAGTACAATGCACACACTATTTTGCCCCATGGAACCTTGGATCGCTTCGTTTGTCATTGGTTGTCGTCTGCTAGAAAAAAAGCGTCGAGCGCACGAGCTCCCGCGCGCCTTGACGCTGTTGTGGGCAAAGGGGTTTGCTCACGCGACGGGCCGCCGTGCAGGTTCCGGGACAAAACCTCTTGCTTTTCAACAACGCAGTCCTTTTTCTCGTCGCTCTCTGCTGTTGGAAAATTAGTATCTTGAAAAGCACCGCAGGGAAGACAGCATTTCAACATTGCCATGGGAGTTATCCGTCGTTTGCTTATTTTGAAGAAGAAGcttatacagatgaggcagcTGCAAGAGCCTTATGAAAAGAAGCGAAGGTTCTGGGTACATCCCGTGTggcgacagaaaaagaaacaaggggAATATTACACTGCGGTGAGTAACTTTTCCTGCATACATACGCTTTCTGTCGAGAACTGCAATTTTGCTGCCTCTTTCATGCATATCCTACCTGTGTCTAGTTTCTGACGCCCAGCAAGAGGTGATAAACACAGCACCAAATATTCTAGAGTACTTTCTTTGAAACTGTTCGGATGGCTGAACTGCGGAGTTGGTAATTCTGAATGTAAACGGTATGTCACCTGTCAGAGCTGCATGCGCGCACACCTATGTCGCAGCTGCACCAGCGCTGGGCGTCTTCCTGAGATGCAAGGGTGTGCAGCCGACGTCTGTGACTCCACTCCCTCTATACTTTTCAGTCAGTGAAACGACGCTAGCCATCTACATCAGGCTGTAGCTTGTGAATATTCGTTTTGGTTTTCATTTTCCAACTTCATTATTGGCTCAAAGATGCGCCACCGTAATCGCACAGATGGTGCGATGATGAAAGACATGAAATTAATCGAATAATATCAATACCAAGGCCTTAGATTGGACTGTACTTCGTGAAATTCATTTTGAAGCTTCGTGACGCAGTTAACGAGGAGACAAATGTTCGATTTATTCGCTCTAGACGATATATTCTGGACAGTTTAGCAGATCTGTTTAATGCACGTTATTTTACAATGCCTTTAATTGATGCTCGAGCCTAGAACAGCGCTACTGAACCTCCGCCAAACTGCAGATGTGCTCAATTGCTTTTGAACAAAAGCGATGCATTTAGCAAAGATTATGGTATTATTGCAGTTCCGGGTAATGAGGAAGGACCCTCCCATGTTTTTCAAGTATTATCGAATGACTCCTGAtatgttcgaccatcttcactgCCTTTTAAAAAAGGACTTGGCCAAGAAGTTCCTATGCAGGGAGCCGGTATGCTCAGGAGAGAGACTGGCTATTACTCTCAGGTACACCGAACCATAATTGCAACATCAATAGTGTGCACACATATCAGAGTTCAGTGCGCGTAAACTCCCTACTTTTTCTTGCAGGTACCTGTCTTCGGGAATGGCCATTAAGCAAATTGCCATGGTCTTTAAAGTGGCACCACCCACTTGTCGTCTGACTATTCACCAGACGTGCAGAGCTATCTGGAAACGCTTAAAGCCACTCTACATGCCTGTAAGTATGAGTAGCATATGTCAAGACATAACTACTTGAAAACAATTGGTAAACACTTTTAACATTTTTGTTGTCTCGTGAAGCATTAGCCAGGACATAGGAGTATCCACGGAAAATCAGGTCATAATGTTAGATCAGTGATGAAGAGTGCAATGGCGGGGATGAGCCAAGCTAGAAAGTAGCATATATCTAACAAAGGTAGACTTTTTGTGTAATGTAGGTTCCAGGTCCAGAACGTTGGCAAGACATTGCATGTGGCTTCGCCAAGAACTGGAACTTTCCGAACTGCGTTGGGGCAGTAGATGGAAAGCACGTGCAAATCATGGCGCCAGCAAACTCGGGCAGCAGCTACTTTAACTACAAGGTAGGGGTGATAAACAACGGCTATACACGAACAAACTAGCATCCGTCATGAGTCATATACCATCGATGCTAACGCGTTTTCTTTACATTTTCAGGGCACATTCTCCATCGTTCTGATGGCTGTAGTGGATGCACACTACAGATTTGTGATGGTCGACGTCGGGGCTCCAGGGCGACACAGTGATGGGGGTGTCTTCAAAGCCACATCTCTTGGAAAACAAATGGAAAACAATGCCCTCGCCTTGCCATGCCCGGCACGCCTCCCAAAGGCCAACATCGTCGCACCACACGTCTTCGTCGGGGACGAAGCATTTCAACTGCGACCAGATTTTATGAGGCCCTATCCAGGAAAAAGCATGGATCCGAGCCAGAGAGTGTTCAACTACCGGCTGAGCAGAGCAAGGTAAAGAGAATATGCTATAGAAGTCTAACCGAGAAGCTGGTATTTGTCATGGAAAATGAAACATCAGGAAATGCATAGATTCGACAAGTGGTGTTAGATAACTAACCAGTGAGGTCTGTTATGTTTCAGACGCATTGTGGAAAACGCCTTTGGCATTTTGGCTGCACGATGGAGGATCCTGCTTGGCCGCATCAACCTTCAACCGGACAATGCAACATTTGTAGTGCTGGCATGCTGCGCAGTGCACAACTTTTTGAGTGCGTCACGTTCACGTGATATGACATACACGCCACCGGGCTATGCAGACTGCGAGGACAACTACGGCAACGTAGTCCCTGGCCAGTGGAGGAATGAGACCCTGTCAAGTGACCTCATTGACTTGGAAGCCACTCTGTCAAGAAAGTACAGCAAAAGTGCGGCTGATACACGAAACATTTTCGCGGCATATTTTATGAAGGAAGGTGCAGTTTCATGGCAGTGGGCGCACACCAACCTCCCTACACCACAGAACGCATAGCAGACTCCTGTGGTGATGTGAAATgaatctttattttacagttcaagaaaggtgcaggagCTTAAGGTACGCAAAGCCTGACAGAGGCTCCGGTACCCGTACAATATAGATATACATTCCCTGATTATAAACAAGATGTTGACAGCTAAacaaagaaaacgttgcatactGCAAGATACTTTACATATGTTACACAAAATATTTCCAATAACAACAGTTTAAACAACTTCACAGTCACAAAAATTGTAACAAAAAGTATCTACTAACGAAATAGAGCTTTCACAAGTGACTTACGAACATACACTCAAATAATTTTTCATTTACTGCATCCATATGGGTATCGTACACAAAACATGATCCAAACACTAATAACTctaagaaaaacgaaagaaagacagaaagtagATATACACAGGCACATATAAAACCTTAGCCATTCCCGAATGCCTGTCATCTTTGAAAAATGGGAAGAAAGCAATAAACAGAAAACGCCTTCCTCATTCCTTTCCGTCAACCGTCTCGTAAACACTGTTAGAAATAAATTCGAGTATTTCTTGAACGCATTCTGGAATCTCATTAAATAGAGATAATGTTCTAATCTATTTTGACTGTTATTTCCTATCTGACTGTATGCTTGCCATAATTACACCTTGTTTTCAGTGTCTGTATTTTTTTGTGTCTCGTAATAGGAAAAGAACTGCGGTTATCGTGCAATCAGAATGTGTTGCTATGTATATGTTGCAGTACGTAGTTTATTGAAATATTAAACTGCGCTTGTAACATGCTATATATGAAAGTAGTTGAAAGGGAGCAAACAGCGCGAATGATTGGATATAGGGGAGATGACAGACACAGCATCTTCCCTCCCGTTGCGTCTTTGCGTTGCTCGATCACCTTCGACATGACCCAACCAGCCCAGTCCAGCACACTCCTGCTGTTCAAAAATCGTTGTGACCTATGTAGATAGTAAACTGGTCCCTGGTAGTTTTCATAAGTGCGTTATGCTTTTGTGAGACAATTAGTTGTATTAAATTTCATCGAATGTGTACTTCTTGAAAAATTCTAGGAGCTCAAACTCCATTGTTTTTTTGGATGTCTTCGGACACAGACGCAGTTTGTGGGCTAAGATTTGTCCATACAATGAAGCCTGATCTCTGTCATCATTGATCAGCTGATCTATTTTCCCCATTTCAAGTTCCCAATGATTGCTGCCTTTCGTGGTGCGCTTCCTCTTGGGTGTAGGAACACCGCACTGAAGTGTTGGCGCAGGGCAGCTTTCGTGGCTTGAGGCGTGGGAGGTGCTTGGCTCAACATTGCTTATTTCTTGACTGCTCATTTGTTGGCAGCTAGCTGGTACACCATGAGGCAGTGCTTCACCCGAAAGCTCTCCTTCTGGCACTTCCAAGTCTAAGAAATTGTGAGACAGCAAACAAATTAGAGTGCATTAATTGTGCTACAGTGCAACATTTCTAAGCAGAATTGCCCAAAAACTTCAAAGGCACTTCTGACCAAGCAAGATTGTATAAAAATACTTTATATTTATGCAAGCAAAGCGCGAGCTTTTCAATTTAGCTGATCATTTTATAGTCATAGATCAGAGAAATGACCATTACAGTTCTACATAGCACTACATGCACACAGCACAATAAGTGACCATACGAAACGTTATAAAGGTATAGCTGTCAGCGATCTCAGCAATACGGCAGCGGTACATAAAGTGCCTTTGCGAGCAACATTTTTAAGGgtcattttgtttctttctgtgggATTATGCTCTGTCTAAAGAGGCCGAAGTCACGAAAGCTAGCAGTAACCAACTATTCGCTTTTCAATTCCGGGTAGATTGACAAGTATCGCTATTCATTAAAAATGTCATACTCATTGCAATAATATGCCAGTGCTGGCATGATGAGATCATTATTGCAAAATTCTGatacgaaagtttttttttttaccttcttcgCTGTACATTCCCTGCAGCAAACTTTCTGCCGTGTCTTCAACTGGTTCCCACATGTTGGACATGGTCCTTAGAACAATAAATAGAAGTGTACAAAAATACAAACGtaaacagcactgcacaaacaaAAATGAACAAACCATGAAAGCTTCAAGGCTATCATACACCTAGAAACTAAATTTATCTCTTTGACAGCGCGATTCTTGCCTGTCCTAGACAGGAATCTGCTTATTCTTCGATATATGATACGCCTCAAACATTTCCGTCGTGTTTTGATCGCGATACCTGCACAATACAACAGTATTATGAAAAAAAGGAACAGATCCCCATTCTCGGCAATGCAGAGCTCAGtgcaacattgctttatttttactgcatttTCATGTTCATTAAAGCGCACATTAACACATCGCTCTAACAGGCCAACATCTTTACGGCCGCATGACAAGCATTTTTTGCCTCTTCATGACCCATCTTTTCGAGTTCTTCCAAAAATGAACCAACATTAACTCACCCAATTTTCAATGTACAAATAGGCAAGAGACAATGTTTTGCAAAGTTGGGAAACTGagtgattttatttatttatttatttatttatttaggaatactgcaggccttagaaggcccaggcaggaggggaaaggtacatacaaaaagtaaacacaatagattgacgaaggagtaaaaaaagctccggaaaaatgtaatagaaagtacaattacataatgagtaaagcacctctaaataatgcatagagagtggcagatacaaattgaaacgctgtttcacaagcacaatttcaaagcacaggaaatgtaatagaaaaaaaaaggaggagtgcataattcaaaattactacaacgcgccaatcaataaatattgcacaacgatacaaattgtaacgagatttcgtaagaacaagcactaatatcagatagtaatagacgctattgagtcagtgctgagaaGTTTATTATAGGGTAGGCTGTTCCATCCCGTTACTGTtcgagggaaaaaggaagacaTAAAGACATTGGTTCTACCATGTGAAAGAACGAGTATACGGACATAAAAACACACATCGTCGTGTGTTACCATTCTCTATCAACCTTGTCCCTTTAGCTCAACTCAGTTTCCCTAACTGACAGACCAACTTGCCTGATTTTATTTCTTGGTCAACAATGCTGTCTATCATTTGACAATCAAGTGTTCAATAGCCTGCAACGAAATAAGTCAACATCGCAAATATTATGAAATAATATCAGGTGCCTCATCAGCATTTGTATCTGATTAACACATACCACCCAAACAATAAATGTACACACCTGCCAATATCCATCTGGTCCTTCAGGAACATTAGCTGGTGGAAGTACGGCCAGCGCACATGCTTTGACTCGCTCGCTCCAGAGCCACTGGGTGCACCATCCTTCCAAACGCGGTACTTTTTCCTGAATGTGTCCCTGAGGCTCTTCCACCTTGCTTGGACATTTGAACCTGGATGCAGGGACGCGTTAATATTAAGCGTATTTATAACTCATCACAAGTTCACAGCAAAACAACATGTGGCCGAATGAATATTTCCCACTCTGATTAAAGCTAAACTTTCATAGATTTCAACTGTGGTTTTCATAGAAGCGCATCGCTCATCTGTTTGCGCGTCGCAGCCGAGCGTGATCCTAAAATAACTTGGTAAAAAAAATTAGAATAGTTACTAATCTAAACGCGCGGTGTAAACAGCGCCTGAAGCTGCTGCACCCATACACTCGTCCTGGCGCCCAAAACATTCCGTGCGTGCACGCACACATAGATCGCACACTGGTTTTGAAAACTATATACTGAGATAAaggggaatgaaaaagaaataaaacaacaacaggAAAGCAGAAGGAACGAGTTTGATGGGACATCAAGGGCGCAAGAATTATATAACTATCCTACAATTAGAACGACAATAAGGGGGCGCGACGAATATGTAAATCAACGCGGTCGTGTACAGAAAGCACAAGGGGTGGTATCATCGGGTGATCACTTCCGCATATAAATTTGTTTTCATCAGTGCCAACATTGTGAACTTACCTTCCGGATCGGTTCCGATATCGGCGATGATCTCTGCCCATGCCGCAGCTTTCTTTCGCTGGTCCTTGTAGTCCTGGCGACCACAATCCCAAATTATGCCACGTATTTGTACTGCTGAAATGAGCTTATCATTATATTCTAGTCTCGCTGCTTTCGATGACTTTGCCATGGTTACAGTGCTGTCCCTAGAGCACTCGGATCCGCGCACCTCTGGTATCCGCGACAACCGTATACCGAGTGGGCGCTTTCTCTTCGTACCAACGCTTGGCTTGTCTGGAACACCCGCTTTCTCTGTAAACTATTCTCATGCCTTTCGGCATTTCACGTGGAAACAGAATGCTTTGCTATCTTCACATGTGCGCTCCTTGGACGCTCCCCGGTGCCGTGCGTCACCATATGTGTCTCATTAGTTTCGTCTGCCGCTCACCTCAGGGCATACAGCTTGCCGTGTACCCTTCTGGATTTCATTAGGCTTTTAGCGTAGCAGTTTCAGTTGTCCCTTTGTATGCTATCTTTGCTAGCGTCGCCTTTTCTATACGTACGCCGACAGCAGCATGTGCAACCTGTGACGCGGAAGTCAGCAATTTATAAAAGTTACATTATTTAGTGTacgcatttttttaaatttactttcgtacctttaatttcttttttcattcttgctACCGGCCATTTTTGGAAATAACTCTTGGCAGCGGTTGCATTAATAATAGTGGGTTGTTTCTGTGCGTCACCGTACGCGTTGAGCGCTCTGTCTTCTCAGACACGATAAGTGCAAGATATTTTCAGTGTGCGGGCACCGACAGGAGCGAGTGGTGCCTGAGCACGAGTATTGCACAACGACATAGTCTTCTTCGCAGCACTAAAAATAAGATACTGCAACAACGGGGCCGAAACATCAAAGGTGGTGACAAATATTTGGATGATGCCACTGTAATCTGCGAGCGATGCTTAGAAGCGTGCTATAGCCAGTCGATATGCCACGCGATGTGCCTCAGTCGAAAAACGATGCGGTGCCATTAACAATCTTCCCCGATGTTCCAGAGTATGAATAGAAGCCTGCTacttggaaaagaaaagaacgcaaTCTGTGTGATCAAGCACCACCAAGAGTTGCGAAAAGACGAAATATTAGTTCTGATTAGCCACTGCTAGCTCATAGCACCCACGCGACGATTATAGTGACGTTGGCGTCACCAGTGATTTCAAAGAGTTTAATACCCCATCACCCCCGACGAAAGTTAACTTCTTAAAACGAGGAAATGTTATTGAGCACATCGgcaccaattcttttttttttagacttccATGATGTACTTATTGGAGTCCGCCGAGTTTACTGCAATTTGACGTTGTAAATATGGGCAAAGTTTACCTTTGCTGTCACTTATTTGCCTGCATTTTGAGTAATAATCAACACTTACGCAGAATAAAGGTTTTAAGCAGGATATTTCACAGTAATTACAATTTTTGAAAGGCTTGGTAAGAAAACTGTACCGCATATATAATTATCTCTTTCGTGAGCACGTCACTTAAGTTTGTAGATGAAAAATATGTATACACAAATTTGTACTCTTCATTTAATGCTCTGAAAGATTCAATATTCGGCTGTAACGATCGCTGGTGTCCTTTTCACGCGCAGAGAGACCAAAAGTGCGCGTCCAAACAAGCGCAAACGCCCACATTCCGTCGCTCCAGCGCGGCCGCGCGACGGACGCTCCCACGGAGGCACCagctaaaaaggaaaaaaacacaaaaacgttCGGCGGATACCGGAAGTCGGTGGGAGAACGATCGTCGCGACGCCTGGTGAGCACGAGAGGCACTCCCGCCACTTCCGCCGGCGTCGATCGCCGGGCGTCGGTTTTTCCGATCGGTCCGGATAGCCGGCGGGAGTCAAATTTTTGGACGCCGAGGGGCGAGCGTTCGACGCCGGGCGTTTTTCGCCGCCTGGACGCCGGCTTTTCGCTCCATGTATCCCAGGcttaacgccgcaattccgtcgtccacagccgccgccgccagcacgccttcccgtcgcccagcgcagctacgcgaggaagacggacatttggcgagctccCGACCACCGACCGCTCTGCTATCACTAGGAAGAAGCCGGCCATGGGTACCGCCGATGCctataccgcgacttgggactgagagggttcacCGTCAATGCGCCGCggccacagcttggagagcgcccgcgtgacatcgccgactaccttgtCGCTACTCAGTGGAGTCCTCGACGACcctcccgttcgccatcaccaggccgctacctgtcaacgcagcgccgaccatacactggccagcccggggccgctctgcgaggccatatccggaaaactaaaagcagcaaccgatggaggtgcggttgttgttcgtcgaactgacaagatcctccaccgcccacgaagacgccgaagaaactatctcgacgacataacaacaaTACGCCGCCGTCTCGACGAAGTC is a window from the Dermacentor variabilis isolate Ectoservices chromosome 3, ASM5094787v1, whole genome shotgun sequence genome containing:
- the LOC142573835 gene encoding uncharacterized protein LOC142573835, producing MAKSSKAARLEYNDKLISAVQIRGIIWDCGRQDYKDQRKKAAAWAEIIADIGTDPEGSNVQARWKSLRDTFRKKYRVWKDGAPSGSGASESKHVRWPYFHQLMFLKDQMDIGRTMSNMWEPVEDTAESLLQGMYSEEDLEVPEGELSGEALPHGVPASCQQMSSQEISNVEPSTSHASSHESCPAPTLQCGVPTPKRKRTTKGSNHWELEMGKIDQLINDDRDQASLYGQILAHKLRLCPKTSKKTMEFELLEFFKKYTFDEI